A section of the Canis lupus baileyi chromosome 5, mCanLup2.hap1, whole genome shotgun sequence genome encodes:
- the ADGRB2 gene encoding adhesion G protein-coupled receptor B2 isoform X6: MTPACPLLLSVILSLRLAAAFDPAPSACSALASGVLYGAFSLQDLFPTIASGCSWTLENPDPTKYSLYLRFNRQEQVCTHFAPRLLPLDHYLVNFTCLRPSPEEAGAQAEAEAGRPEEEEEAAAAGLELCGGSGPFTFLHFDKNFVQLCLSAEPSEAPRLLAPAALAFRFVEVLLINNNNSSQFTCGVLCRWSEECGRAAGRACGFAQPGCSCPGEAGAGPATTTPPGPPAAHTLSNALVPGGPAPPAEADLHSGSSNDLFTTEMRYGEEPEEEPKVKTQWPRSADEPGLYMAQTGDPAAEEWSPWSVCSLTCGQGLQVRTRSCVSSPYGTLCSGPLRETRPCNNSATCPVHGVWEEWGSWSLCSRSCGRGSRSRMRTCVPPQHGGKACEGPELQTKLCSMAACPVEGQWLEWGPWGPCSTSCANGTQQRSRKCSVAGPAWATCTGALTDTRECSNLECPATDGKWGPWNAWSLCSKTCDTGWQRRFRMCQATGAQGYPCEGTGEEVKPCSEKRCPAFHEMCRDEYVMLMTWKKAAAGEIIYNKCPPNASGSASRRCLLSAQGVAYWGLPSFARCISHEYRYLYLSLREHLAKGQRMLAGEGMSQVVRSLQELLARRTYYSGDLLFSVDILRNVTDTFKRATYVPSADDVQRFFQVVSFMVDAENKDKWDDAQQVSPGSVHLLRVVEDFIHLVGDALKAFQSSLIVTDNLVISIQREPVSAVSSDITFPMRGRRGMKDWVRHSEDRLFLPKEVLSLSTPGKPAASGTSGSPGRGRGPGTVPPGPGHSHQRLLPADPEESSSYFVIGAVLYRTLGLILPPPRPPLAVTSRVMTVTVRPPTQPPAEPLITVELSYIINGTTDPHCASWDYSRADASSGDWDTESCQTLETQAAHTRCQCQHLSTFAVLAQPPKDLTLELAGSPSVPLVIGCAVSCMALLTLLAIYAAFWRFIKSERSIILLNFCLSILASNVLILVGQSRVLSKGVCTMTAAFLHFFFLSSFCWVLTEAWQSYLAVIGRMRTRLVRKRFLCLGWGLPALVVAVSVGFTRTKGYGTSSYCWLSLEGGLLYAFVGPAAVIVLVNMLIGIIVFNKLMARDGISDKSKKQRAGSERCPWASLLLPCSACGAVPSPLLSSASARNAMASLWSSCVVLPLLALTWMSAVLAMTDRRSVLFQALFAVFNSAQGFVITAVHCFLRREVQDVVKCQMGVCRADESEDSPDSCKNGQLQILSDFEKDVDLACQTVLFKEVNTCNPSTITGTLSRLSLDEDEEPKSCLVGPEGGLSFSPLPGNILVPMAASPGLGEPPPPQEANPVYMCGEGGLRQLDLTWLRPEPGSEGDYMVLPRRTLSLQPGSGGGAGEDPPRARPEGTPRRAAKTLAHPEGYPSFLSVEHSGLGLGPAYGSLQNPYGMTFQPPPPTPSARQVSEPGERSRTMPRTVPGSTMKLGSLERKKLRYSDLDFEVMHTRKRHSELYHELNQKFHTFDRYRSQSTAKEKPSPGEHPGLSQQRRHQSWSTFKSMTLGSLPPKPRERLALHRAAAWEPTEPPDGDFQTEV, translated from the exons ATGACCCCAGCCTGTCCCCTCTTACTATCTGTGATTCTGTCCCTGCGCCTGGCCGCCGCCTTCGACCCTGCCCCCAGCGCCTGCTCCGCCCTGGCCTCGGGCGTGCTCTACGGGGCCTTTTCACTGCAGGACCTCTTTCCCACCATCGCCTCAGGCTGCTCCTGGACCCTGGAGAACCCTGACCCCACCAAGTACTCCCTCTACCTGCGCTTCAACCGCCAGGAGCAGGTGTGCACTCACTTTGCCCCCCGTCTGCTGCCCCTGGACCACTACCTGGTCAACTTCACCTGCCTGCGGCCTAGCCCAGAGGAGGCGGGGGCCCAGGCCGAGGCAGAGGCAGGGcggccagaggaggaggaggaggcggcagCGGCGGGGCTGGAACTGTGCGGCGGCTCGGGCCCCTTCACCTTCCTGCACTTCGACAAGAACTTCGTGCAGCTGTGCCTGTCGGCAGAGCCCTCAGAGGCCCCGCGCCTGCTGGCGCCGGCCGCCCTGGCCTTCCGCTTCGTCGAGGTCTTgctcatcaacaacaacaactccAGCCAGTTCACCTGTGGCGTGCTCTGCCGCTGGAGCGAAGAGTGCGGCCGCGCTGCCGGCAGGGCCTGTGGCTTCGCCCAGCCGGGCTGCAGCTGCCCCGGGGAGGCGGGGGCTGGTCCCGCCACCACCACGCCTCCAGGCCCTCCTGCTGCCCACACTCTGTCCAATGCCCTGGTGCCTGGGGGCCCGGCCCCACCTGCTGAGGCCGATTTGCATTCAGGGAGCAGCAATGACCTGTTTACGACTGAGATGAGATATG GTGAGGAGCCGGAAGAGGAACCGAAGGTGAAAACCCAGTGGCCAAGGTCTGCAGATGAGCCTGGGCTGTACATGGCGCAGACAG GCGACCCGGCGGCTGAGGAGTGGTCCCCGTGGAGCGTGTGTTCCCTGACGTGTGGGCAGGGTCTGCAGGTGCGGACCCGCTCCTGCGTGTCCTCCCCCTATGGGACCCTGTGCAGCGGGCCCCTGCGGGAGACCCGGCCCTGCAACAATTCAGCCACCTGCCCAG TGCACGGCGTGTGGGAGGAGTGGGGGTCCTGGAGCCTGTGCTCCCGCAGCTGCGGGCGGGGGTCCCGGAGCCGGATGCGGACCTGCGTGCCCCCCCAGCACGGCGGCAAGGCCTGCGAGGGTCCCGAGCTGCAGACTAAGCTCTGCAGTATGGCCGCTTGCCCGG TGGAAGGCCAGTGGCTAGAATGGGGTCCCTGGGGCCCATGCTCCACATCCTGTGCCAATGGGACCCAGCAGCGCAGCCGGAAGTGCAGTGTGGCGGGCCCAGCCTGGGCCACGTGTACGGGTGCCCTCACGGACACACGCGAGTGCAGCAACCTTGAGTGCCCGG CCACAGATGGCAAGTGGGGGCCATGGAATGCATGGAGCCTGTGCTCCAAGACGTGTGACACAGGCTGGCAGCGCCGCTTCCGCATGTGCCAGGCCACGGGTGCGCAGGGCTACCCCTGCGAGGGTACCGGAGAGGAGGTGAAGCCTTGCAGTGAGAAGAGATGTCCAG CCTTCCATGAGATGTGCAGGGACGAGTATGTGATGCTGATGACGTGGAAGAAGGCGGCTGCTGGCGAGATCATCTATAACAAGTGCCCCCCCAACGCCTCAG GGTCTGCCAGCCGCCGCTGTCTCCTCAGTGCCCAGGGCGTGGCATACTGGGGTCTGCCCAGCTTCGCCCGCTGCATCTCCCACGAGTACCGCTACCTATACCTGTCC CTTCGGGAGCACCTGGCCAAAGGGCAGCGCATGCTGGCAGGTGAGGGCATGTCACAAGTGGTGCGCAGCTTGCAAGAGCTACTGGCCCGGCGCACTTACTACAGTGGGGACCTGCTCTTCTCTGTGGACATTCTAAGGAACGTCACTGACACCTTCAAGAGGGCCACCTATGTGCCCTCGGCTGATGATGTGCAG CGCTTCTTCCAGGTGGTGAGCTTCATGGTGGATGCAGAGAACAAGGATAAGTGGGATGATGCTCAGCAG GTATCCCCGGGCTCTGTGCACCTGCTTCGTGTTGTGGAGGACTTCATTCACCTGGTGGGAGATGCCCTCAAGGCCTTCCAGAGCTCTCTGATTGTCACAGACAACCTGG TGATCAGCATTCAGCGAGAACCGGTCTCCGCCGTGTCCAGTGACATCACGTTCCCCATGCGTGGCCGCAGGGGCATGAAGGACTGGGTGCGGCACTCGGAGGACCGCCTCTTCCTACCCAAGGAGGTGCTCAGCCTTTCCACCCCTGGGAAGCCAGCTGCCTCTGGCACCTCGGGCAgccctggcagggggaggggcccaggaacCGTGCCCCCTGGCCCAGGCCACTCCCACCAGCGCCTCCTGCCAGCAGATCCTGAGGAGTCGTCCTCCTACTTTGTGATCGGTGCTGTGCTTTACCGCACGCTTGGCCTCATCCTGCCACCCCCCAG ACCCCCGCTGGCCGTCACGTCCAGAGTGATGACAGTGACTGTGCGGCCCCCCACCCAGCCACCAGCTGAACCTCTTATCACAGTGGAGCTCTCCTACATCATCAAC GGCACCACGGATCCCCACTGTGCCAGCTGGGACTACTCCCGAGC AGATGCCAGCTCAGGGGACTGGGACACCGAGAGCTGCCAGACGCTGGAGACACAGGCAGCCCACACTCGCTGCCAGTGCCAGCACCTGTCTACCTTTGCTGTGCTGGCCCAGCCACCCAAGGACCTG ACCCTGGAGCTGGCAGGCTCCCCCTCGGTCCCCCTCGTGATCGGCTGTGCCGTGTCGTGCATGGCGCTGCTCACCCTCCTCGCCATCTATGCGGCCTTCTGGAG GTTCATCAAATCCGAGCGCTCCATCATCTTGTTGAACTTCTGCTTGTCCATCCTGGCGTCCAACGTCCTGATCCTCGTGGGCCAGTCACGGGTGCTGAGCAAG GGTGTATGCACCATGACTGCCGCCTTCTTGcacttcttcttcctctcctccttttgCTGGGTGCTCACTGAGGCCTGGCAGTCCTACCTGGCTGTCATCGGACGGATGCGTACCCGCCTTGTTCGCAAGCGCTTCCTCTGCCTGGGCTGGG GTCTGCCCGCCCTGGTGGTGGCCGTGTCTGTCGGCTTCACCCGCACCAAAGGATACGGTACATCCAGCTA CTGCTGGCTCTCCCTGGAGGGTGGCCTGCTCTATGCTTTTGTGGGGCCCGCTGCTGTCATCGTCCTG GTGAACATGCTCATCGGAATCATCGTCTTTAACAAGCTCATGGCACGCGATGGCATCTCGGACAAGTCCAAGAAGCAGAGGGCCGG GTCGGAGCGGTGCCCCTGGGccagcctgctcctcccctgctcagcGTGCGGAGCggtccccagccccctgctcagcTCAGCCTCGGCCAGGAACGCCAT GGCCTCGCTCTGGAGCTCCTGCGTGGTGCTGCCCCTGCTGGCGCTCACCTGGATGTCGGCCGTCCTGGCCATGACAGACCGGCGCTCCGTCCTCTTCCAGGCCCTCTTCGCTGTCTTCAACTCGGCGCAGGGCTTTGTCATCACTGCTGTGCACTGCTTCCTGCGCCGAGAG GTCCAGGACGTGGTGAAGTGCCAGATGGGTGTATGCCGGGCCGATGAGAGTGAAGACTCCCCCGACTCATGTAAAAATGGGCAGCTGCAGATCCTG TCAGACTTTGAAAAAGATGTGGATCTGGCTTGTCAGACAG TTCTGTTCAAGGAGGTCAACACTTGCAACCCATCTACCATCACGGGCACACTGTCCCGCCTATCCCTGGACGAGGACGAGGAGCCCAAGTCCTGCCTCGTGGGTCCTGAGGGCGGCCTCAGCTTCTCACCGCTGCCTGGGAATATCCTGGTGCCCATGGCAGCCTCGCCAGGGCTGGGGGAGCCACCGCCCCCACAGGAGGCCAACCCTGTGTACATGTGTGGGGAAGGTGGCCTCCGGCAGCTGGACCTCACATGGCTGCGGCCCGAGCCGGGCTCTGAGGGGGACTACATGGTGCTGCCCCGGCGGACTCTGAGCCTGCAGCCTGGCAGTGGTGGCGGAGCTGGTGAAGATCCCCCAAGGGCCCGGCCTGAGGGCACCCCTCGGAGGGCTGCCAAGACACTGGCCCACCCGGAAGGCTACCCCAGCTTCCTGTCTGTGGAACActcaggcctggggctgggccctgCCTATGGGTCTCTACAGAACCCCTATGGGATGACCTTCCAGCCACCACCACCGACGCCCAGTGCCCGCCAAGTATCTGAGCCAGGGGAACGCAGCCGGACCATGCCCCGCACTGTGCCAGGCTCTACCATGAAGCTGGGCTCCCTGGAG CGAAAGAAGTTACGATATTCAGACCTGGACTTTGAG GTGATGCACACCCGGAAGCGGCACTCAGAACTCTACCACGAGCTCAACCAGAAATTCCACACTTTCGACCGCTACCGCAGCCAGTCTACAGCCAAG GAgaagcccagccctggggagcaTCCTGGCTTGTCCCAGCAGCGGAGACATCAGAGCTGGAGCACCTTCAAGTCTATGACATTGGGCTCGCTGCCCCCCAAGCCCCGAGAACGGCTGGCCCTGCACCGAGCAGCAGCCTGGGAGCCCACAGAACCACCTGATGGTGACTTCCAGACAGAGGTGTGA
- the ADGRB2 gene encoding adhesion G protein-coupled receptor B2 isoform X3: MTPACPLLLSVILSLRLAAAFDPAPSACSALASGVLYGAFSLQDLFPTIASGCSWTLENPDPTKYSLYLRFNRQEQVCTHFAPRLLPLDHYLVNFTCLRPSPEEAGAQAEAEAGRPEEEEEAAAAGLELCGGSGPFTFLHFDKNFVQLCLSAEPSEAPRLLAPAALAFRFVEVLLINNNNSSQFTCGVLCRWSEECGRAAGRACGFAQPGCSCPGEAGAGPATTTPPGPPAAHTLSNALVPGGPAPPAEADLHSGSSNDLFTTEMRYGEEPEEEPKVKTQWPRSADEPGLYMAQTGDPAAEEWSPWSVCSLTCGQGLQVRTRSCVSSPYGTLCSGPLRETRPCNNSATCPVHGVWEEWGSWSLCSRSCGRGSRSRMRTCVPPQHGGKACEGPELQTKLCSMAACPVEGQWLEWGPWGPCSTSCANGTQQRSRKCSVAGPAWATCTGALTDTRECSNLECPATDGKWGPWNAWSLCSKTCDTGWQRRFRMCQATGAQGYPCEGTGEEVKPCSEKRCPAFHEMCRDEYVMLMTWKKAAAGEIIYNKCPPNASGSASRRCLLSAQGVAYWGLPSFARCISHEYRYLYLSLREHLAKGQRMLAGEGMSQVVRSLQELLARRTYYSGDLLFSVDILRNVTDTFKRATYVPSADDVQRFFQVVSFMVDAENKDKWDDAQQVSPGSVHLLRVVEDFIHLVGDALKAFQSSLIVTDNLVISIQREPVSAVSSDITFPMRGRRGMKDWVRHSEDRLFLPKEVLSLSTPGKPAASGTSGSPGRGRGPGTVPPGPGHSHQRLLPADPEESSSYFVIGAVLYRTLGLILPPPRPPLAVTSRVMTVTVRPPTQPPAEPLITVELSYIINGTTDPHCASWDYSRADASSGDWDTESCQTLETQAAHTRCQCQHLSTFAVLAQPPKDLTLELAGSPSVPLVIGCAVSCMALLTLLAIYAAFWRFIKSERSIILLNFCLSILASNVLILVGQSRVLSKGVCTMTAAFLHFFFLSSFCWVLTEAWQSYLAVIGRMRTRLVRKRFLCLGWGLPALVVAVSVGFTRTKGYGTSSYCWLSLEGGLLYAFVGPAAVIVLVNMLIGIIVFNKLMARDGISDKSKKQRAGSERCPWASLLLPCSACGAVPSPLLSSASARNAMASLWSSCVVLPLLALTWMSAVLAMTDRRSVLFQALFAVFNSAQGFVITAVHCFLRREVQDVVKCQMGVCRADESEDSPDSCKNGQLQILSDFEKDVDLACQTVLFKEVNTCNPSTITGTLSRLSLDEDEEPKSCLVGPEGGLSFSPLPGNILVPMAASPGLGEPPPPQEANPVYMCGEGGLRQLDLTWLRPEPGSEGDYMVLPRRTLSLQPGSGGGAGEDPPRARPEGTPRRAAKTLAHPEGYPSFLSVEHSGLGLGPAYGSLQNPYGMTFQPPPPTPSARQVSEPGERSRTMPRTVPGSTMKLGSLEKVMHTRKRHSELYHELNQKFHTFDRYRSQSTAKREKRWSVSSGGTAERNMSSEKPSPGEHPGLSQQRRHQSWSTFKSMTLGSLPPKPRERLALHRAAAWEPTEPPDGDFQTEV, translated from the exons ATGACCCCAGCCTGTCCCCTCTTACTATCTGTGATTCTGTCCCTGCGCCTGGCCGCCGCCTTCGACCCTGCCCCCAGCGCCTGCTCCGCCCTGGCCTCGGGCGTGCTCTACGGGGCCTTTTCACTGCAGGACCTCTTTCCCACCATCGCCTCAGGCTGCTCCTGGACCCTGGAGAACCCTGACCCCACCAAGTACTCCCTCTACCTGCGCTTCAACCGCCAGGAGCAGGTGTGCACTCACTTTGCCCCCCGTCTGCTGCCCCTGGACCACTACCTGGTCAACTTCACCTGCCTGCGGCCTAGCCCAGAGGAGGCGGGGGCCCAGGCCGAGGCAGAGGCAGGGcggccagaggaggaggaggaggcggcagCGGCGGGGCTGGAACTGTGCGGCGGCTCGGGCCCCTTCACCTTCCTGCACTTCGACAAGAACTTCGTGCAGCTGTGCCTGTCGGCAGAGCCCTCAGAGGCCCCGCGCCTGCTGGCGCCGGCCGCCCTGGCCTTCCGCTTCGTCGAGGTCTTgctcatcaacaacaacaactccAGCCAGTTCACCTGTGGCGTGCTCTGCCGCTGGAGCGAAGAGTGCGGCCGCGCTGCCGGCAGGGCCTGTGGCTTCGCCCAGCCGGGCTGCAGCTGCCCCGGGGAGGCGGGGGCTGGTCCCGCCACCACCACGCCTCCAGGCCCTCCTGCTGCCCACACTCTGTCCAATGCCCTGGTGCCTGGGGGCCCGGCCCCACCTGCTGAGGCCGATTTGCATTCAGGGAGCAGCAATGACCTGTTTACGACTGAGATGAGATATG GTGAGGAGCCGGAAGAGGAACCGAAGGTGAAAACCCAGTGGCCAAGGTCTGCAGATGAGCCTGGGCTGTACATGGCGCAGACAG GCGACCCGGCGGCTGAGGAGTGGTCCCCGTGGAGCGTGTGTTCCCTGACGTGTGGGCAGGGTCTGCAGGTGCGGACCCGCTCCTGCGTGTCCTCCCCCTATGGGACCCTGTGCAGCGGGCCCCTGCGGGAGACCCGGCCCTGCAACAATTCAGCCACCTGCCCAG TGCACGGCGTGTGGGAGGAGTGGGGGTCCTGGAGCCTGTGCTCCCGCAGCTGCGGGCGGGGGTCCCGGAGCCGGATGCGGACCTGCGTGCCCCCCCAGCACGGCGGCAAGGCCTGCGAGGGTCCCGAGCTGCAGACTAAGCTCTGCAGTATGGCCGCTTGCCCGG TGGAAGGCCAGTGGCTAGAATGGGGTCCCTGGGGCCCATGCTCCACATCCTGTGCCAATGGGACCCAGCAGCGCAGCCGGAAGTGCAGTGTGGCGGGCCCAGCCTGGGCCACGTGTACGGGTGCCCTCACGGACACACGCGAGTGCAGCAACCTTGAGTGCCCGG CCACAGATGGCAAGTGGGGGCCATGGAATGCATGGAGCCTGTGCTCCAAGACGTGTGACACAGGCTGGCAGCGCCGCTTCCGCATGTGCCAGGCCACGGGTGCGCAGGGCTACCCCTGCGAGGGTACCGGAGAGGAGGTGAAGCCTTGCAGTGAGAAGAGATGTCCAG CCTTCCATGAGATGTGCAGGGACGAGTATGTGATGCTGATGACGTGGAAGAAGGCGGCTGCTGGCGAGATCATCTATAACAAGTGCCCCCCCAACGCCTCAG GGTCTGCCAGCCGCCGCTGTCTCCTCAGTGCCCAGGGCGTGGCATACTGGGGTCTGCCCAGCTTCGCCCGCTGCATCTCCCACGAGTACCGCTACCTATACCTGTCC CTTCGGGAGCACCTGGCCAAAGGGCAGCGCATGCTGGCAGGTGAGGGCATGTCACAAGTGGTGCGCAGCTTGCAAGAGCTACTGGCCCGGCGCACTTACTACAGTGGGGACCTGCTCTTCTCTGTGGACATTCTAAGGAACGTCACTGACACCTTCAAGAGGGCCACCTATGTGCCCTCGGCTGATGATGTGCAG CGCTTCTTCCAGGTGGTGAGCTTCATGGTGGATGCAGAGAACAAGGATAAGTGGGATGATGCTCAGCAG GTATCCCCGGGCTCTGTGCACCTGCTTCGTGTTGTGGAGGACTTCATTCACCTGGTGGGAGATGCCCTCAAGGCCTTCCAGAGCTCTCTGATTGTCACAGACAACCTGG TGATCAGCATTCAGCGAGAACCGGTCTCCGCCGTGTCCAGTGACATCACGTTCCCCATGCGTGGCCGCAGGGGCATGAAGGACTGGGTGCGGCACTCGGAGGACCGCCTCTTCCTACCCAAGGAGGTGCTCAGCCTTTCCACCCCTGGGAAGCCAGCTGCCTCTGGCACCTCGGGCAgccctggcagggggaggggcccaggaacCGTGCCCCCTGGCCCAGGCCACTCCCACCAGCGCCTCCTGCCAGCAGATCCTGAGGAGTCGTCCTCCTACTTTGTGATCGGTGCTGTGCTTTACCGCACGCTTGGCCTCATCCTGCCACCCCCCAG ACCCCCGCTGGCCGTCACGTCCAGAGTGATGACAGTGACTGTGCGGCCCCCCACCCAGCCACCAGCTGAACCTCTTATCACAGTGGAGCTCTCCTACATCATCAAC GGCACCACGGATCCCCACTGTGCCAGCTGGGACTACTCCCGAGC AGATGCCAGCTCAGGGGACTGGGACACCGAGAGCTGCCAGACGCTGGAGACACAGGCAGCCCACACTCGCTGCCAGTGCCAGCACCTGTCTACCTTTGCTGTGCTGGCCCAGCCACCCAAGGACCTG ACCCTGGAGCTGGCAGGCTCCCCCTCGGTCCCCCTCGTGATCGGCTGTGCCGTGTCGTGCATGGCGCTGCTCACCCTCCTCGCCATCTATGCGGCCTTCTGGAG GTTCATCAAATCCGAGCGCTCCATCATCTTGTTGAACTTCTGCTTGTCCATCCTGGCGTCCAACGTCCTGATCCTCGTGGGCCAGTCACGGGTGCTGAGCAAG GGTGTATGCACCATGACTGCCGCCTTCTTGcacttcttcttcctctcctccttttgCTGGGTGCTCACTGAGGCCTGGCAGTCCTACCTGGCTGTCATCGGACGGATGCGTACCCGCCTTGTTCGCAAGCGCTTCCTCTGCCTGGGCTGGG GTCTGCCCGCCCTGGTGGTGGCCGTGTCTGTCGGCTTCACCCGCACCAAAGGATACGGTACATCCAGCTA CTGCTGGCTCTCCCTGGAGGGTGGCCTGCTCTATGCTTTTGTGGGGCCCGCTGCTGTCATCGTCCTG GTGAACATGCTCATCGGAATCATCGTCTTTAACAAGCTCATGGCACGCGATGGCATCTCGGACAAGTCCAAGAAGCAGAGGGCCGG GTCGGAGCGGTGCCCCTGGGccagcctgctcctcccctgctcagcGTGCGGAGCggtccccagccccctgctcagcTCAGCCTCGGCCAGGAACGCCAT GGCCTCGCTCTGGAGCTCCTGCGTGGTGCTGCCCCTGCTGGCGCTCACCTGGATGTCGGCCGTCCTGGCCATGACAGACCGGCGCTCCGTCCTCTTCCAGGCCCTCTTCGCTGTCTTCAACTCGGCGCAGGGCTTTGTCATCACTGCTGTGCACTGCTTCCTGCGCCGAGAG GTCCAGGACGTGGTGAAGTGCCAGATGGGTGTATGCCGGGCCGATGAGAGTGAAGACTCCCCCGACTCATGTAAAAATGGGCAGCTGCAGATCCTG TCAGACTTTGAAAAAGATGTGGATCTGGCTTGTCAGACAG TTCTGTTCAAGGAGGTCAACACTTGCAACCCATCTACCATCACGGGCACACTGTCCCGCCTATCCCTGGACGAGGACGAGGAGCCCAAGTCCTGCCTCGTGGGTCCTGAGGGCGGCCTCAGCTTCTCACCGCTGCCTGGGAATATCCTGGTGCCCATGGCAGCCTCGCCAGGGCTGGGGGAGCCACCGCCCCCACAGGAGGCCAACCCTGTGTACATGTGTGGGGAAGGTGGCCTCCGGCAGCTGGACCTCACATGGCTGCGGCCCGAGCCGGGCTCTGAGGGGGACTACATGGTGCTGCCCCGGCGGACTCTGAGCCTGCAGCCTGGCAGTGGTGGCGGAGCTGGTGAAGATCCCCCAAGGGCCCGGCCTGAGGGCACCCCTCGGAGGGCTGCCAAGACACTGGCCCACCCGGAAGGCTACCCCAGCTTCCTGTCTGTGGAACActcaggcctggggctgggccctgCCTATGGGTCTCTACAGAACCCCTATGGGATGACCTTCCAGCCACCACCACCGACGCCCAGTGCCCGCCAAGTATCTGAGCCAGGGGAACGCAGCCGGACCATGCCCCGCACTGTGCCAGGCTCTACCATGAAGCTGGGCTCCCTGGAG AAGGTGATGCACACCCGGAAGCGGCACTCAGAACTCTACCACGAGCTCAACCAGAAATTCCACACTTTCGACCGCTACCGCAGCCAGTCTACAGCCAAG agggagaagcggtgGAGTGTGTCCTCGGGTGGGACAGCCGAACGGAACATGTCTAGC GAgaagcccagccctggggagcaTCCTGGCTTGTCCCAGCAGCGGAGACATCAGAGCTGGAGCACCTTCAAGTCTATGACATTGGGCTCGCTGCCCCCCAAGCCCCGAGAACGGCTGGCCCTGCACCGAGCAGCAGCCTGGGAGCCCACAGAACCACCTGATGGTGACTTCCAGACAGAGGTGTGA